In the genome of Mycobacteriales bacterium, one region contains:
- a CDS encoding DUF5130 family protein has translation MATGDGLDARQQERIGTAVERVRAENALDLSVLVGDLELDDLSNFRAACERLHAALGDRSPSAVLIVVAPGQRRVEVVTGPVVRRRVPDRVCALAVLSMTSAFRGGDLVGGIADGIRQITDAARPRPPPEP, from the coding sequence GTGGCGACTGGTGACGGGCTGGACGCGCGCCAGCAGGAACGGATCGGCACCGCCGTCGAGCGGGTGCGCGCGGAGAACGCACTCGACCTGTCCGTGCTCGTCGGTGACCTCGAGCTGGACGACCTCTCGAACTTCCGCGCCGCCTGCGAGCGGCTGCACGCCGCGCTCGGCGACCGCAGCCCCTCCGCGGTGCTGATCGTCGTCGCACCCGGCCAGCGCCGGGTCGAGGTCGTGACCGGCCCGGTGGTGCGCCGTCGGGTGCCGGACCGGGTGTGTGCCCTTGCGGTGCTGTCGATGACCAGCGCCTTCCGCGGCGGTGACCTCGTCGGCGGCATCGCCGACGGGATCCGCCAGATCACCGACGCCGCCCGCCCGCGCCCCCCCCCGGAACCC
- a CDS encoding HNH endonuclease: protein MAGTESSALVLNATYEPLCVVSGRRAAVLVLTAKAVPVAVGEDVLHSARTAIPVPSVVRLARYVRVPYRSTVPLTRKAVFARDGGRCVYCGAPATSLDHVVPKSRGGAHTWENVVSACGRCNHVKADRGIAELGWRLRCSPRAPNGAAWRVVGARRLDPRWAPYLDGVQVPEPALEEPA, encoded by the coding sequence ATGGCCGGTACGGAGAGCTCGGCACTCGTGCTGAACGCGACCTACGAGCCGCTGTGCGTGGTGTCCGGCCGGCGGGCCGCTGTGCTGGTCCTGACCGCCAAGGCGGTTCCGGTCGCGGTGGGCGAGGACGTGCTGCACAGCGCCCGTACCGCGATCCCGGTGCCGTCGGTGGTCCGGCTGGCCCGGTACGTGCGGGTGCCGTACCGCTCCACCGTCCCGCTGACCCGCAAGGCGGTCTTCGCCCGCGACGGGGGCCGGTGCGTCTACTGCGGCGCCCCGGCGACGAGCCTGGACCACGTGGTGCCCAAGAGCCGCGGCGGCGCGCACACCTGGGAGAACGTCGTGTCGGCGTGCGGCCGGTGCAACCACGTGAAGGCCGACCGCGGCATCGCCGAGCTCGGCTGGCGGCTGCGCTGCTCTCCGCGGGCGCCCAATGGCGCGGCCTGGCGGGTCGTGGGTGCGCGCCGGCTGGACCCGCGCTGGGCGCCTTATCTCGACGGGGTTCAGGTGCCCGAGCCAGCGCTGGAGGAGCCGGCCTGA
- the malQ gene encoding 4-alpha-glucanotransferase translates to MTPDLEQLARAHGVATSYQDWVGRRVEVPATSVVAALSALGVDASGPQAVAAALADAEAAPWGRLLPPSVVLRGGAGQVVLHVDEDADVLLEVELEDGTTRVVPVPATVTARRGGQVRRSVPLTGLPLGWHTLRAAAGAVRAEAVLCVAPGRLQLPAALGRTWGWMVQLYSLRSAQSWAMGDYADLRTVLQRSAADGAGAVLLNPLHAETPVVPIHPSPYSPSSRRFRSAVFLHVEDVPEYTAAPADVRTAVDALRPAAEPDRIPRDPVWRAKLAALELLWPLHRAEDLAAWREQQGRPLEEFALFCALAEEHGTPWQQWPEQLRRPDSAAVAAAGREHAERVAFWCWVQLLVDEQLAGLGAGLAVGVIHDLAVGVDAGGADAWALQDALALGTTVGAPPDSFNQQGQDWGLPPWRPDRLAGSGYLPFRDVVRGVLRHAGGLRIDHVMGLFRLWWVPPGCTAAEGTYVAYDADALLGVLALEAHRVGALVVGEDLGTVEDRVREALDETGVLGSAVLWFQTQDGDVSPPSQWRPLALASVTTHDLPTAAGFLAAEHVRVRDELGQLGVPVEQEQARARAEREALTAMLTATGLLDAHDGDLVLAMHAALAASPCRVVLAALGDAVGDLRQPNLPGTVEEYPNWRLPLADGSGRPLALEQLLEHPGVRRLSALLAEGTGGASGGVR, encoded by the coding sequence ATGACCCCCGACCTGGAGCAGCTCGCGCGGGCGCACGGCGTCGCCACCAGCTACCAGGACTGGGTGGGCCGGCGGGTCGAGGTCCCGGCGACGTCCGTCGTCGCCGCGCTGTCCGCCCTCGGCGTCGATGCCTCCGGCCCGCAGGCCGTCGCCGCGGCGCTGGCGGATGCCGAGGCGGCGCCCTGGGGCCGGCTGCTCCCGCCGTCGGTGGTCCTGCGGGGCGGCGCCGGGCAGGTGGTGCTGCACGTCGACGAGGACGCCGACGTGCTGCTCGAGGTCGAGCTGGAGGACGGTACGACGCGGGTCGTGCCGGTTCCGGCGACGGTGACGGCCAGGCGCGGCGGGCAGGTACGCCGGTCGGTCCCGCTCACCGGCCTGCCCCTCGGGTGGCACACGCTGCGTGCGGCCGCCGGCGCCGTACGCGCCGAGGCGGTGCTGTGCGTGGCGCCGGGCCGCCTGCAGCTGCCGGCGGCGCTCGGCCGGACCTGGGGCTGGATGGTGCAGCTGTACAGCCTGCGCAGTGCGCAGTCCTGGGCGATGGGTGACTACGCCGACCTGCGCACCGTTCTGCAGCGCTCGGCCGCCGACGGCGCCGGTGCGGTGCTGCTCAACCCGCTGCACGCCGAGACGCCCGTCGTGCCGATCCACCCCTCGCCGTACTCCCCGTCCAGCCGGCGGTTCCGGTCGGCGGTCTTCCTGCACGTCGAGGACGTCCCCGAGTACACCGCCGCACCGGCCGACGTACGCACGGCGGTCGACGCGCTCCGCCCGGCCGCCGAGCCGGACCGCATCCCGCGCGACCCGGTCTGGCGGGCCAAGCTGGCCGCGCTGGAGCTGCTGTGGCCGCTGCACCGGGCCGAGGATTTGGCCGCCTGGCGGGAGCAGCAGGGTCGGCCGCTGGAGGAGTTCGCACTGTTCTGCGCGCTGGCCGAGGAACACGGGACTCCGTGGCAGCAGTGGCCGGAGCAGCTGCGCCGGCCGGACTCGGCCGCCGTGGCCGCAGCCGGCCGCGAGCACGCGGAGCGGGTCGCCTTCTGGTGCTGGGTGCAGCTGCTGGTCGACGAGCAGCTGGCCGGCCTCGGAGCCGGGCTGGCCGTCGGCGTGATCCACGACCTTGCGGTCGGTGTCGACGCCGGCGGCGCGGACGCCTGGGCGCTGCAGGACGCGCTGGCGCTGGGCACCACGGTCGGCGCCCCACCCGACTCCTTCAACCAGCAGGGTCAGGACTGGGGCCTGCCGCCGTGGCGCCCGGACCGGCTTGCCGGGAGCGGCTACCTGCCGTTCCGCGACGTCGTACGCGGTGTGCTGCGGCACGCCGGCGGCCTGCGGATCGACCACGTCATGGGGCTGTTCCGGTTGTGGTGGGTGCCCCCGGGCTGCACCGCCGCCGAGGGCACCTACGTCGCGTACGACGCCGACGCGCTGCTCGGCGTCCTTGCGCTGGAGGCGCACCGGGTCGGTGCGCTGGTCGTCGGTGAGGACCTGGGCACCGTCGAGGACCGGGTCCGCGAGGCGCTGGACGAGACCGGTGTGCTCGGCAGCGCCGTGCTGTGGTTCCAGACACAGGACGGCGACGTCTCGCCGCCGTCGCAGTGGCGCCCGCTGGCGCTGGCCAGCGTCACCACACACGACCTGCCGACGGCCGCGGGCTTCCTGGCCGCCGAGCACGTGCGCGTACGCGACGAGCTCGGCCAGCTCGGCGTCCCCGTCGAGCAGGAGCAGGCGCGGGCGCGGGCCGAGCGCGAAGCGCTGACGGCGATGCTGACCGCCACGGGTCTGCTGGACGCGCACGACGGCGACCTGGTGCTGGCGATGCACGCGGCGCTCGCGGCCTCGCCGTGCCGGGTCGTGCTGGCCGCCCTGGGGGACGCGGTCGGCGACCTACGCCAGCCGAACCTGCCGGGCACCGTCGAGGAGTACCCCAACTGGCGGCTTCCGCTCGCCGACGGCTCCGGCCGGCCGCTCGCGCTCGAGCAGCTGCTCGAGCACCCCGGCGTACGGCGGCTGTCCGCGCTGCTCGCCGAGGGCACGGGCGGCGCGTCAGGAGGGGTTCGATAG
- a CDS encoding disulfide bond formation protein DsbA has product MTDDTTRIDFWFDPLCPWAWITSRWMLEVEKVRPVSVSWHVMSLSVLNHGRDLPEDYLETMKLGWGPVRVCIAAQQAGHDLLPLYEAYGERIHHRKVELSDPFLHESALEAAGYPVELAKAAGDASCDAALEESHHRGMNPVGMDVGTPVIHVEGVAFFGPVLSRIPRGEEAGRVWDGARLLAAFPHFYELKRTRTEGPQFD; this is encoded by the coding sequence ATGACTGACGACACCACCCGCATCGACTTCTGGTTCGACCCGCTGTGCCCGTGGGCGTGGATCACCTCCCGCTGGATGCTGGAGGTGGAGAAGGTCCGCCCCGTGTCGGTGTCCTGGCACGTCATGAGCCTGTCGGTCCTCAACCACGGCCGCGACCTGCCCGAGGACTACCTCGAGACGATGAAGCTGGGCTGGGGACCCGTGCGTGTCTGCATCGCGGCACAGCAGGCCGGCCACGACCTGCTCCCGCTCTACGAGGCCTACGGCGAGCGGATCCACCACCGCAAGGTGGAGCTGTCCGACCCCTTCCTGCACGAGAGCGCACTGGAGGCAGCCGGTTACCCGGTCGAGCTGGCCAAGGCCGCCGGCGACGCGTCCTGTGATGCGGCGCTCGAGGAGAGCCATCACCGCGGCATGAACCCGGTCGGCATGGACGTCGGGACCCCAGTGATCCACGTCGAGGGAGTCGCCTTCTTCGGTCCGGTGCTCTCGCGGATCCCGCGCGGCGAGGAGGCCGGCCGGGTCTGGGACGGTGCGCGGCTGCTCGCCGCGTTCCCGCACTTCTACGAGCTCAAGCGGACCCGCACGGAAGGTCCGCAGTTCGACTG
- a CDS encoding amidase, giving the protein MTSPHDLTTLEQAAAVRRREISSAELVEHYATRIAAHDATVGAFVTLTLDSARMQAAAADAAVAAGEDLPPLHGVPIGIKDLNLTAGVPTKLGSPVFADLVPPVSEFVVEKLRAAGTISLGKTNTPEFGLPCYTEPEVAPPARTPWDLSRSAGGSSGGAAAAVAAGLLPFAQGSDGGGSIRIPASVCGLFGLKPSRGRISNGPLVGDITGLATHGPLARTVRDAAALLDAMAGPMPGDPHWAPPPVTSFLSSCEEETRRLRVGRYCDNGLLSLGLHPQCRQAWEDASTLLVELGHEVEDIPAPFGPSLVPSFETVWSVSAAGLAVDPAREGELRPLTQWLRKRGRQTTATQFTAALGAMQLASRTAIAATAAYDVVLTPTLAQLPAPIGWFREAGDARAEFDRMIGWTPFTAVYNTSGQPAVSLPLHWTPDGLPVGVMLVGRPADEATLLRVSAQLEQARPWRQRQPPLW; this is encoded by the coding sequence ATGACGTCCCCGCACGACCTGACCACGCTCGAGCAGGCCGCGGCCGTCCGCAGGCGGGAGATCTCGTCCGCAGAACTCGTCGAGCACTACGCCACCCGCATCGCCGCACACGACGCGACCGTCGGCGCCTTCGTCACGCTCACGCTCGACAGCGCCCGGATGCAGGCGGCGGCGGCCGACGCCGCCGTCGCCGCGGGCGAGGACCTGCCGCCGCTGCACGGCGTGCCGATCGGCATCAAGGACCTCAACCTGACCGCGGGAGTGCCGACCAAGCTGGGTTCACCGGTCTTCGCCGATCTCGTCCCGCCGGTGTCGGAGTTCGTCGTCGAGAAGCTGCGCGCCGCGGGGACGATCAGCCTGGGCAAGACCAACACACCGGAGTTCGGCCTGCCCTGCTACACCGAGCCGGAGGTCGCCCCGCCGGCCCGTACCCCGTGGGACCTGTCCCGCTCGGCCGGCGGCTCCAGCGGCGGGGCGGCGGCGGCGGTCGCCGCCGGGCTGCTGCCGTTCGCGCAGGGCAGCGACGGCGGTGGCTCGATCCGCATCCCGGCCAGCGTGTGCGGCCTGTTCGGCCTCAAACCCTCCCGCGGCCGGATCAGCAACGGCCCGCTCGTCGGCGACATCACCGGGCTGGCCACCCACGGGCCGCTGGCCCGCACCGTCCGCGACGCGGCGGCGCTGCTCGACGCGATGGCCGGGCCGATGCCGGGCGATCCGCACTGGGCGCCGCCGCCGGTCACCAGCTTCCTGTCGTCCTGCGAGGAGGAGACGCGGCGGCTGCGGGTCGGCCGCTACTGCGACAACGGCCTGCTCAGCCTCGGCCTGCACCCGCAGTGCCGGCAGGCGTGGGAGGACGCGAGCACCCTGCTGGTCGAGCTGGGCCATGAGGTGGAGGACATACCCGCGCCGTTCGGCCCGTCGCTCGTGCCCTCGTTCGAGACGGTCTGGTCGGTCAGCGCCGCGGGTCTCGCGGTCGACCCGGCGCGCGAGGGCGAGCTGCGGCCGCTGACGCAGTGGCTGCGAAAGCGTGGCCGGCAGACGACCGCGACGCAGTTCACCGCGGCCCTGGGGGCGATGCAGCTGGCGAGCCGCACGGCGATCGCGGCCACCGCGGCGTACGACGTGGTGCTGACGCCGACGCTGGCGCAGCTGCCGGCGCCGATCGGGTGGTTCCGCGAGGCGGGGGATGCCCGCGCGGAATTCGACCGGATGATCGGCTGGACGCCGTTCACCGCCGTCTACAACACCAGCGGGCAGCCGGCCGTCAGCCTGCCGCTGCACTGGACACCGGACGGCCTGCCCGTCGGGGTGATGCTGGTCGGCCGGCCGGCTGACGAGGCGACCCTGCTGAGGGTGTCGGCCCAGCTGGAACAGGCCCGGCCCTGGCGGCAGCGGCAGCCGCCCCTCTGGTGA
- the pepN gene encoding aminopeptidase N produces MTGTPNNLTRDEAAQRARLLTVSSYDVELDLTDGAGAPGEGTFRSTSTVRFRCAQPGAATHLDLTAPTVRSITLNGEPLAAAAFDGNRIALTGLAADNEVVVEADAAYMRTGEGVHRFVDPVDSSVYLYTQFETFDAHRMYACFDQPDLKATFRLAVQAAGDWVCVSNGAVVDRPAEGETGRWIFAETPRMSTYITALVAGPYASVHDEHDGISLGIYCRRSLAQHLDPDDLFTVTKQGFDFYHRVFGYRYPFGKYDQLFVPEFNAGAMENAGCVTFLEDYVFRSKVTDAAYERRAETVLHEMAHMWFGDLVTMRWWDDLWLNESFATYMSVLCMVEATRYTRGWTTFANTEKTWAYRQDQLPSTHPISADIADIEAVKVNFDGITYAKGASVLKQLVAWVGQDAFMAALQTYFPTHEYDNTVLADLLGALEQASGRDLTDWSAQWLRTAGVNTLRAAFETDGDGVFTAFAVQQEAPEEWPTLRSHRVAVGLYDLVGGRLVRTCREELDVVGAKTEVPALVGCRQPDLVLVNDDDLTYAKIRLDDRSLATLTGHVGDVEESLPRALAWAAMWDMTRDAEMPARNFLATVLAGIGREGDIGVVQSLLRQAQSALTLFADPAWAPVGRALLAAAAADALLSAVPGSDLQLAWVRALAAVASSDPHLALLSGLRDGSASLPGLDVDTDLRWHLLHRLVVLGRAGDAAIDAELARDATAAGQRHAATARAARPTAAAKDEAWRLAVEDDSVPNAVQSAVIGGFWSAEQLPLLERFVEPYFEVVGAVWETRTAEMAQNIVVGLYPSLLVSPAVVERTDAYLAAGDVPPALARLLLEGRDGVVRSLRARERDAAAG; encoded by the coding sequence GTGACCGGCACCCCGAACAACCTCACGCGGGACGAGGCCGCCCAGCGCGCCCGCCTGCTGACCGTCTCCTCGTACGACGTGGAACTGGACCTGACCGACGGCGCGGGTGCGCCGGGTGAGGGCACCTTCCGCAGCACCTCGACGGTCCGCTTCCGCTGTGCGCAACCCGGCGCCGCCACGCACCTGGACCTCACGGCACCGACCGTCCGCTCGATCACCCTCAACGGCGAGCCGCTTGCCGCCGCGGCCTTCGACGGCAACCGGATCGCGCTGACCGGGCTCGCCGCCGACAACGAGGTGGTCGTCGAGGCCGACGCTGCCTACATGCGCACGGGCGAGGGGGTCCACCGCTTCGTCGACCCGGTGGACTCCTCGGTCTACCTCTACACGCAGTTCGAGACCTTCGACGCGCACCGGATGTACGCCTGCTTCGACCAGCCCGACCTCAAGGCGACGTTCCGCCTGGCGGTGCAGGCCGCCGGTGACTGGGTCTGCGTGAGCAACGGCGCCGTGGTCGACCGGCCGGCCGAGGGCGAGACCGGCCGGTGGATTTTCGCCGAGACGCCCCGGATGTCGACGTACATCACGGCTTTGGTGGCAGGGCCGTACGCCTCCGTGCACGACGAGCACGACGGGATCTCACTGGGGATCTACTGCCGCCGTTCGCTGGCGCAGCACCTCGACCCCGACGACCTGTTCACGGTCACCAAGCAGGGCTTCGACTTCTACCACCGGGTCTTCGGCTACCGCTATCCGTTCGGCAAGTACGACCAGCTGTTCGTGCCGGAGTTCAATGCCGGCGCGATGGAGAACGCCGGGTGCGTCACCTTCCTCGAGGACTACGTCTTCCGCTCCAAGGTGACCGACGCGGCGTACGAGCGGCGGGCCGAGACGGTGCTGCACGAGATGGCCCACATGTGGTTCGGCGACCTGGTGACCATGCGCTGGTGGGACGACCTGTGGCTCAACGAGTCCTTCGCCACCTACATGTCGGTGCTGTGCATGGTCGAGGCGACCCGCTACACGCGCGGCTGGACGACCTTCGCCAACACGGAGAAGACCTGGGCGTACCGGCAGGACCAGCTCCCCTCGACGCACCCGATCTCCGCCGACATCGCCGACATCGAGGCCGTGAAGGTCAACTTCGACGGGATCACCTATGCCAAGGGCGCTTCGGTGCTCAAGCAGCTCGTCGCGTGGGTCGGCCAGGACGCGTTCATGGCTGCGCTGCAGACCTACTTCCCGACGCACGAGTACGACAACACCGTGCTCGCCGACCTGCTCGGCGCGCTCGAGCAGGCCAGTGGCCGGGACCTGACCGACTGGTCCGCGCAGTGGCTCCGGACGGCGGGCGTGAACACGTTGCGCGCCGCCTTCGAGACCGACGGCGACGGCGTCTTCACCGCGTTCGCGGTGCAGCAGGAGGCGCCGGAGGAGTGGCCGACGCTGCGCTCGCACCGGGTCGCCGTCGGCCTCTACGACCTCGTCGGCGGCCGCCTCGTACGCACCTGCCGCGAGGAACTCGACGTGGTGGGCGCGAAGACCGAGGTGCCCGCGCTCGTGGGGTGCCGGCAGCCAGATCTCGTCCTGGTCAACGACGACGACCTGACCTACGCCAAGATCCGGCTCGACGACCGATCGCTCGCCACCCTGACCGGGCACGTGGGCGACGTCGAGGAGTCGCTGCCGCGCGCGCTGGCGTGGGCGGCGATGTGGGACATGACGCGGGACGCCGAGATGCCTGCCCGCAACTTCCTGGCGACGGTGCTGGCCGGCATCGGCCGGGAGGGCGACATCGGCGTCGTGCAGTCGCTGCTGCGCCAGGCGCAGTCGGCGCTGACGCTGTTCGCCGACCCGGCGTGGGCCCCGGTCGGCCGGGCCCTGCTGGCCGCTGCGGCAGCAGATGCACTGCTCTCGGCAGTACCGGGAAGTGACCTGCAACTGGCCTGGGTCCGGGCGCTGGCCGCCGTCGCCTCGTCCGACCCGCACCTGGCGCTGCTGAGCGGCCTGCGCGACGGCTCCGCCTCGCTCCCCGGCCTGGACGTCGACACCGACCTGCGCTGGCACCTGCTGCACCGCCTGGTCGTGCTCGGCCGGGCCGGCGACGCCGCGATCGACGCCGAGCTGGCCCGCGACGCAACGGCGGCCGGCCAGCGGCACGCCGCGACGGCCCGGGCGGCGCGACCGACCGCCGCGGCCAAGGACGAGGCCTGGCGGCTGGCCGTCGAGGACGACAGCGTCCCCAACGCGGTGCAGTCGGCGGTCATCGGCGGCTTCTGGTCGGCCGAGCAGCTGCCGCTGCTGGAGCGGTTCGTCGAGCCCTACTTCGAGGTGGTCGGCGCCGTCTGGGAGACGCGTACCGCGGAGATGGCGCAGAACATCGTCGTCGGCCTCTACCCCTCGCTGCTGGTCTCGCCTGCCGTGGTGGAACGCACGGATGCCTACCTGGCCGCGGGCGACGTGCCGCCGGCGCTCGCGCGCCTGCTGCTCGAGGGTCGTGACGGCGTGGTGCGGTCCCTGCGGGCGCGGGAGCGAGACGCCGCCGCCGGCTGA